A genomic segment from Streptomyces antibioticus encodes:
- the rplA gene encoding 50S ribosomal protein L1 has protein sequence MSKRSKSLRAADAKIDREKLYAPLEAVRLAKETSTSKFDGTVEVAFRLGVDPRKADQMVRGTVNLPHGTGKTARVLVFATGDRAAAAEAAGADIVGSDELIDEVAKGRLDFDAVVATPDLMGKVGRLGRVLGPRGLMPNPKTGTVTPDTAKAVTEIKGGKIEFRVDKHSNLHFIIGKTSFDDTKLVENYGAALEEILRLKPSAAKGRYIKKAAISSTIGPGIQVDPNRTRNLLVEEDPAAV, from the coding sequence GTGAGCAAGCGCAGCAAGTCTCTCCGCGCTGCGGACGCCAAGATCGACCGGGAGAAGCTCTACGCCCCGCTCGAGGCCGTCCGTCTCGCCAAGGAGACCTCCACGAGCAAGTTCGACGGCACCGTCGAGGTCGCCTTCCGCCTGGGTGTCGACCCGCGCAAGGCCGACCAGATGGTCCGTGGCACCGTGAACCTGCCGCACGGCACCGGCAAGACCGCCCGGGTCCTGGTCTTCGCGACCGGTGACCGTGCTGCGGCCGCGGAGGCCGCGGGCGCCGACATCGTCGGCTCCGACGAACTGATCGACGAGGTCGCGAAGGGCCGTCTGGACTTCGACGCCGTCGTCGCCACGCCGGACCTCATGGGCAAGGTCGGCCGCCTCGGCCGCGTGCTCGGTCCCCGTGGCCTGATGCCGAACCCGAAGACCGGCACGGTCACCCCGGACACGGCCAAGGCCGTGACCGAGATCAAGGGCGGCAAGATCGAGTTCCGCGTCGACAAGCACTCGAACCTGCACTTCATCATCGGCAAGACGTCGTTCGACGACACCAAGCTGGTGGAGAACTACGGCGCGGCCCTGGAGGAGATCCTCCGTCTGAAGCCGTCCGCCGCCAAGGGTCGTTACATCAAGAAGGCCGCGATCAGCAGCACGATCGGCCCCGGCATCCAGGTCGACCCGAACCGCACCCGCAACCTCCTCGTCGAGGAGGACCCGGCCGCGGTCTGA
- the rplK gene encoding 50S ribosomal protein L11, translating to MPPKKKKVTGLIKLQIQAGAANPAPPVGPALGQHGVNIMEFCKAYNAATESQRGWVIPVEITVYEDRSFTFITKTPPAAKMILKAAGIEKGSGEPHKTKVAKITEAQVREIATTKLPDLNANDLDAAAKIIAGTARSMGVTVEG from the coding sequence ATGCCTCCCAAGAAGAAGAAGGTCACGGGGCTCATCAAGCTCCAGATCCAGGCCGGCGCCGCCAACCCGGCTCCGCCGGTCGGCCCGGCGCTGGGTCAGCACGGCGTGAACATCATGGAGTTCTGCAAGGCCTACAACGCCGCGACCGAGTCGCAGCGTGGCTGGGTGATCCCGGTGGAGATCACGGTCTACGAGGACCGCTCCTTCACCTTCATCACCAAGACGCCGCCGGCCGCCAAGATGATCCTCAAGGCCGCGGGCATCGAGAAGGGCTCCGGCGAGCCGCACAAGACCAAGGTCGCCAAGATCACCGAGGCGCAGGTCCGCGAGATCGCCACGACCAAGCTGCCCGACCTCAACGCCAACGACCTGGACGCCGCCGCGAAGATCATCGCCGGTACCGCGCGTTCCATGGGCGTCACCGTCGAGGGCTGA
- the rplL gene encoding 50S ribosomal protein L7/L12, whose translation MAKLSQEDLLAQFDEMTLIELSEFVKAFEDRFDVTAAAAVAVAGPAVPGAPAEAAEEKDEFDVVLTGAGDKKIQVIKVVRELTSLGLKEAKDLVDGAPKPVLEKVAKDAAEKAAEALKGAGASVEVK comes from the coding sequence ATGGCGAAGCTCAGCCAGGAAGACCTGCTCGCGCAGTTCGACGAGATGACCCTCATCGAGCTCTCCGAGTTCGTGAAGGCGTTCGAGGACCGCTTCGACGTCACCGCCGCCGCCGCGGTCGCCGTTGCCGGCCCCGCCGTCCCCGGCGCCCCGGCCGAGGCCGCTGAGGAGAAGGACGAGTTCGACGTCGTCCTGACCGGCGCCGGCGACAAGAAGATCCAGGTCATCAAGGTCGTGCGTGAGCTGACCTCCCTGGGTCTCAAGGAGGCCAAGGACCTCGTGGACGGCGCCCCGAAGCCCGTTCTCGAGAAGGTCGCCAAGGACGCCGCGGAGAAGGCCGCCGAGGCCCTCAAGGGCGCCGGCGCCTCCGTCGAGGTCAAGTAA
- the secE gene encoding preprotein translocase subunit SecE — protein MADAVGSIDTPDAQDEVPEAKKKGRKGGKRAKKGPLKRLALFYRQIVAELRKVVWPTRSQLTTYTTVVIVFVVVMIGLVTVIDYGLSHVAKYVFG, from the coding sequence ATGGCGGATGCCGTGGGCTCCATCGACACGCCTGATGCCCAGGACGAAGTGCCTGAGGCGAAGAAGAAGGGCCGCAAGGGCGGCAAGCGCGCCAAGAAGGGCCCGCTGAAGCGTCTCGCCCTCTTCTACCGCCAGATCGTGGCGGAACTCCGCAAGGTCGTCTGGCCCACGCGGAGTCAGTTGACCACTTACACGACCGTGGTGATCGTCTTCGTGGTCGTCATGATCGGCCTGGTGACCGTGATTGACTATGGACTCAGCCACGTCGCCAAGTACGTCTTCGGCTGA
- a CDS encoding pyridoxal phosphate-dependent aminotransferase: protein MGRMSAAATSPTERRVSARIGAISESATLAVDAKAKALKAAGRPVIGFGAGEPDFPTPDYIVEAAVEACKNPKYHRYTPAGGLPELKAAIAAKTLRDSNYEVDPAQILVTNGGKQAIYEAFAAILDPGDEVIVPAPYWTTYPESIRLAGGVPVEVVADETTGYRVSVEQLEAARTEKTKVVLFVSPSNPTGAVYSAEDAEAIGRWAVEHGLWVLTDEIYEHLVYGDATFTSLPAILPELRDKCIVVNGVAKTYAMTGWRVGWIIGPKDVVKAATNLQSHATSNVSNVAQVAALAAVSGDLSAVEKMREAFDRRRKTIVRMLNEIDGVLCPEPEGAFYAYPSVKALLGKEIRGRRPQSSTELAELILDEAEVAVVPGEAFGTPGYLRLSYALGDEDLVEGVSRLQKLLAEARD, encoded by the coding sequence ATGGGCCGTATGAGCGCTGCTGCAACCTCTCCCACCGAGCGCCGGGTCTCCGCCCGAATCGGCGCGATCTCCGAGTCCGCCACCCTCGCCGTGGACGCCAAGGCCAAGGCCCTCAAGGCCGCCGGGCGTCCGGTGATCGGCTTCGGCGCCGGCGAACCGGACTTCCCGACCCCGGACTACATCGTCGAAGCCGCCGTCGAGGCGTGCAAGAACCCGAAGTACCACCGCTACACGCCGGCGGGCGGTCTTCCGGAGCTGAAGGCCGCGATCGCCGCGAAGACCCTGCGCGACTCGAACTACGAGGTCGACCCGGCGCAGATCCTGGTGACCAACGGCGGCAAGCAGGCCATCTACGAGGCGTTCGCCGCGATCCTCGACCCGGGCGACGAGGTCATCGTCCCGGCGCCGTACTGGACGACGTACCCGGAGTCCATCCGTCTCGCCGGCGGTGTCCCGGTGGAGGTGGTCGCCGACGAGACCACCGGCTACCGGGTCTCGGTCGAGCAGCTCGAGGCGGCCCGGACCGAGAAGACGAAGGTCGTGCTGTTCGTCTCGCCGTCCAACCCGACGGGCGCGGTCTACAGCGCCGAGGACGCCGAGGCGATCGGCCGCTGGGCCGTCGAGCACGGCCTGTGGGTGCTCACGGACGAGATCTACGAGCACCTCGTCTACGGCGACGCCACGTTCACCTCGCTGCCCGCGATCCTGCCGGAGCTGCGCGACAAGTGCATCGTGGTCAACGGTGTCGCCAAGACGTACGCCATGACCGGCTGGCGGGTCGGGTGGATCATCGGCCCGAAGGACGTCGTGAAGGCCGCGACGAACCTCCAGTCGCACGCCACCTCGAACGTCTCGAACGTCGCCCAGGTCGCCGCGCTGGCCGCCGTCTCCGGCGATCTGTCGGCCGTGGAGAAGATGCGGGAGGCGTTCGACCGCCGCCGCAAGACGATCGTGCGGATGCTCAACGAGATCGACGGCGTCCTGTGCCCGGAGCCCGAGGGCGCGTTCTACGCGTACCCGTCGGTGAAGGCGCTGCTCGGCAAGGAGATCCGCGGCAGGCGCCCGCAGAGCAGCACCGAGCTGGCCGAGCTGATCCTGGACGAGGCCGAGGTCGCGGTCGTCCCGGGCGAGGCGTTCGGCACGCCGGGCTATCTGCGGCTGTCGTACGCCCTGGGTGACGAGGACCTCGTCGAGGGCGTGAGCCGGCTCCAGAAGCTGCTGGCGGAGGCCAGGGACTGA
- the rplJ gene encoding 50S ribosomal protein L10 — MARPDKAAAVAELTEAFRSSNAAVLTEYRGLTVAQLKTLRRSLGENAQYAVVKNTLTKIAANEAGITSLDDLFNGPTAVAFVTGDPVVSAKGLRDFAKDNPNLVIKGGVLDGKALSADEIKKLADLESREVLLAKLAGAFKGKQTQAAQLFQALPSKVVRTVDALRAKRDEQGGAE, encoded by the coding sequence ATGGCAAGGCCCGACAAGGCTGCCGCGGTAGCCGAGCTGACGGAAGCGTTCCGCAGCTCGAACGCCGCTGTGCTGACCGAGTACCGGGGTCTCACCGTGGCGCAGCTCAAGACGCTGCGTCGTTCGCTCGGTGAGAACGCCCAGTACGCCGTGGTGAAGAACACGCTGACCAAGATTGCGGCCAACGAGGCCGGGATCACCTCGCTCGACGACCTGTTCAACGGTCCGACGGCGGTCGCCTTCGTCACCGGTGACCCGGTGGTGTCGGCGAAGGGTCTTCGTGACTTCGCCAAGGACAACCCGAACCTCGTCATCAAGGGCGGTGTCCTTGACGGCAAGGCGCTGTCCGCCGACGAGATCAAGAAGCTTGCGGACCTCGAGTCCCGCGAGGTTCTGCTCGCCAAGCTGGCGGGTGCCTTCAAGGGCAAGCAGACGCAGGCTGCGCAGCTCTTCCAGGCGCTCCCCTCGAAGGTCGTCCGTACCGTGGACGCCCTTCGCGCCAAGCGCGACGAGCAGGGCGGTGCCGAGTAA
- the nusG gene encoding transcription termination/antitermination protein NusG: protein MSDQNLNDAIEPDDVDDELDIVEGADEDLDEFEAADAEAGEPAEEAALHAEDEDEDTEAAAEDATEAEADVEVDEAEVEVEEEEPAEPVDPVAALREELRTLPGEWYVIHTYAGYENRVKTNLEQRAVSLNVEDYIFQAEVPQEEVVQIKNGDRKTIRQNKLPGYVLVRMDLTNESWGVVRNTPGVTGFVGNAYDPYPLTLDEIVKMLAPEAEEKAAREAAEAEGKPAPQRKVEVQVLDFEVGDSVTVTDGPFATLQATINEINADSKKVKGLVEIFGRETPVELSFDQIQKN from the coding sequence GTGTCTGACCAGAACCTGAACGACGCCATCGAGCCCGACGACGTCGACGACGAGCTCGACATCGTCGAGGGCGCTGACGAGGACCTGGACGAGTTCGAGGCTGCCGACGCCGAGGCGGGCGAGCCGGCCGAGGAAGCCGCGCTCCACGCCGAGGACGAGGACGAGGACACCGAGGCGGCCGCCGAGGACGCGACCGAGGCCGAAGCCGACGTCGAGGTGGACGAGGCCGAGGTCGAGGTCGAGGAAGAAGAGCCGGCCGAGCCCGTCGACCCCGTCGCCGCCCTGCGTGAGGAACTGCGCACCCTCCCCGGCGAGTGGTACGTCATCCACACCTACGCCGGCTACGAGAACCGCGTGAAGACCAACCTGGAGCAGCGCGCCGTCTCGCTGAACGTCGAGGACTACATCTTCCAGGCCGAGGTGCCGCAGGAAGAGGTCGTCCAGATCAAGAACGGCGACCGCAAGACGATCCGCCAGAACAAGCTCCCGGGCTACGTCCTGGTGCGCATGGACCTGACGAACGAGTCCTGGGGCGTCGTCCGCAACACCCCCGGCGTCACCGGCTTCGTGGGCAACGCCTACGACCCGTACCCGCTGACCCTGGACGAGATCGTCAAGATGCTCGCCCCGGAGGCCGAGGAGAAGGCCGCCCGCGAGGCCGCCGAGGCCGAGGGCAAGCCCGCCCCGCAGCGCAAGGTCGAGGTCCAGGTGCTGGACTTCGAGGTCGGCGACTCGGTCACCGTCACCGACGGCCCCTTCGCCACCCTCCAGGCCACGATCAACGAGATCAACGCCGACTCGAAGAAGGTCAAGGGCCTCGTCGAGATCTTCGGCCGCGAGACCCCGGTCGAGCTGAGCTTCGACCAGATCCAGAAGAACTAG